A segment of the Macrobrachium rosenbergii isolate ZJJX-2024 chromosome 8, ASM4041242v1, whole genome shotgun sequence genome:
GTTTGATAGAAACCAAACCATAATGTAGAGAGATTTCCTATGAAGGTACAGTTCCTAAACCAGTGTTGGGTTTGTAAACGTACCGAATGAGTCTAACAAAAGTTGATTCTAGAGCTGAGGCTTCTTTCATGTCATTTATGGTGAAGCTCACCCACTAATTTCGTGAATGAACTTCGTCAAATTTACTACGCATTCATTTGTAAAGTTATAGATAGTTTTTCTTACGTCCCGGAAAtcttcttagttttttttattgcaggtgCCAGGTACCTGAAGATGACACCAACaggagatttttgtttttcaacagtCATTTCCCTTTAACATTTAAGTTAACATTTTCCCGTAAgcgggtaatgccatcagtgcactgttggcattacttaaggttctttggagcgtctcttctgcccgtagctgcaacctctttcattctttttaaccaTACCCCCagtcatattctttcttccatcttaccatccaccccctcctaacaattgtttcacagtgcaactgcgaggttcaaACTTCCGTTATTTGTAATGTAAAAGTAATGCCCATGTTTCTCTTTCGTAAGAATCGAAGCTCGGGTATCTCTGTATATGGAAGAATGCATTCTAGGCAGGTTCCCGGATGTTTGCCACAATGCAAGGCATGTTtaccaaattcacaaaattcagAGGCTGGTATTGGTAATGACTGGTAATCCTTTGAAAGGAATTCAGTAACTTTGGTTTCTTAACAGGAAGATTCTAGGGTAACAGAGGATTTAATTAGTAGGTGCACaggtctgcagtttttctgtggGATATTGTACAGTATCTGTTTATGAGGCTGCTTTTGACATGTCCAACGTGATAATTAACCGTTTGTCCATTGCACTCGGAAGAGGCACAAATGTAGGTTAGGCTTCTTTACTTTCTAGCACAGGtgctatatttatacatagaccCATGCCAACTTTAGTTTCATTTCTTTGAGGATATACACCTACTGTATCATGATTTTTGTCTTCAAGTATAGTATAAGGTAAGATATACCATGCACACAAACATTGAAAGCAAGAACTTTAGTCTCTGGTTTTTTGTACATGTACTCTCTTCACAGGTGtactggagaaagagagaatgattgattgatttatagcttttaggcatacatgccaagcactggggcagctgtggtcattcagtgctaaaattcattaaaactataaataaatagtctttattacaaataaaataaatctgtaaaatctgatatcttaaattctgaaatgaaagttaatattctttaaaaacaacattagtTTCCAggcatcataattattatcaagtACCTCACTCATAGACCTGCCGTAGAGTGAGGTATCTCTCCTTTCTTGGGTAAGAATGTGGCAGTCAGTTAAcaaatgcttgagagagagagagagtggttcttTAATAAGGCACCAATTTTGCTTTATCATCAGTCATCCACTTATATCATCCTTCagtccaatattcatgatcatacAATTTTGCTACTTACAGTCCACTCATCGAGCTACTTTCTCGCTTGGTCAGAAATGCCATTATTGTTGagacttttgctttctttttatgtGCCTAGCTTAAAAGACTAAATGTATATTTACCAAAAGTTATAGAATGGTGATTTTTCTGAGGAGGAGTGTGGTACCCATTTGGTTCCTGCATGCTCCCCACTCTGGTGTAGGCAGTAGTGTTGAGTAACTAGTGATATATACTCCTCTGCCTGACATAGGCTTATTTACCATAAAACATCAGTGTACTCCACAACAAGAATTCAATATGTTATGTATTCAGGCGTCAATCCCATCTTACATAATCAGCTAGGTAGTACTGGTGTGTCTCAATGTTCTTGACACAATAAGACATATTCAAGGCGTGTTGTACTCTCTACTCTCCCAAAAGTGGATGGTACAATCTCTCCAGGTTCTACCCACTTCCATTTCGGTGTTCCTAAAGTGTTGTTGAAGGACTCCCAGCATTTTAGACTACCAAGTTCCTGTCACTGTCAAAGTATCTTGCAGAAACATCACACCTCTCTCAGGTGAATTGAATCAGGCTACCAGCTTAGTGACTCAAGGTGGATTTGTCCCAGTGTACCCTATCAGCCACCGGTGCCTCATACTCTAATGTCAGATGAGTCTTATTTTCTTGTGTTGCTCATCCATGTCACCTCGTATTAAAGGTCACGGAATAGATACTTGTTCCTCACGCTCCTGAATATGTTTAGATGTCTTAGGATTGTAATTTGATGTTATGTTTCCGCCTCATGATTGGGTGTTCAAGCCTAAGACTCTTAGTTTGTTGTTTGTATCTTATTATCTTGATTGGTTATATGTCTCAGGCTCCTGTGTTAGGTTTTATTGCTTCTCTGGGTGCCATAATGCTATATCTTCAGTAAATTGTCTTAAGCTTCCTTGTTTTGGACACCTCTCTCAGGTTGATTTACCATCTTCATGTTCTTGCCTGTGACATCTTATCAATAGCAAACTGATCTGTATATAAGGTTAAAAAGCCTGTCTCAAGATGATTAGAGTTTGCCATATTGCATGTCAAAGCTGCCAGGTGCACCCCTAGTGCCATTTTCATCTGGTTTCAAAGCTGGGGAGAAGGTGAGTGGCTTCAGTACAATGTAATATTTCATCCTAAGGAAGACTGTGCTGAAGATTTGTAACAATTTGGCTAATTTTGTCATACTCTGGGATCTAGGAAAAGCAAGGTAAAACTTCCCAGGATCTCCGTGATCCAACTGAAACCTGTGATACTGATGATACATCGCTATACTATGActggaaattttaaatgaatatccaaaacaTTCAAAAGCATTCTTGGTTTAAAAGATAATGCTATTTGTAAGTAACACCACAACATTCCTGGTGGTATCATTCTTTCAAAGATAATGCTATTTGTAAGTAACACCACAACATTCCTGGTGGTACTGTAGTTTGTACACTTTAAGGACGGAATGATATTTTATAAGGTAAGCTGAGGTAAACTAAAGCTACAGTGCAGTATAACAAAAGAATCTTTATTCACTTGTACTTTCATGCTTTTAACCTATCATTAGCCTTGGAGGGAAAAGTTCTTTTATTGCTTACAAATATATtgcaaacaaaagtatttttagaaaatttccaCATTATCtccttataaaacaaaatttgtatcTACAGTATCTGGTTGGTTAAACTTCAGCTTCAGATTTATGCTTTCATAAACTACAGGTCACTAGAAGCAACAAAACTTGTTCTCAAAGTCTCCAGAACAACATCATACATGTATTACAAAATACATCATGAGTTTCTTCACTCTCCTAAGCTAATGTGTAATGGAAAGCACAAAGTATCTTTCGCTTATGAacaaagatttatataaatattccatattttGCAAATGCATTACAGGTCCCTGGTTAAAGTAacttttatgtactttttacTTCACATCTTACATACTACCGATCAGCTTCAGTGTCGCCATCGCTTCATaacacaatttctttctttccGCACTTCCCTCATATCAGCATTATAAATTAGTAGCACTGTCACGCCAGTGACTCAGAATTTCAAACCCTCACTGGGCAAATACTGGGGCATAATCAAGCTGAAACTGCCAGCCAAGGAGGAAAGATCAGAGGAAATGGATGACTATATAGTAAATGCAGCTGGAGGTCAAAAGTATATTGCAAAAGACACTCAGCACTGGCTGCACTGGGCTGCCTATGCACATTACAGGCAATACTTCCTATGGGGAGCAAATTTGCACATCGTAAATTTTCAagacaatttaaaatatacatgaGTACGGCATACAGAGTATACTGCATTTTAAGTAGTGCAATAATACCACAATAAACCCAAGCTGTAGTTCCTTTTCATGCGTCACTTGACAGCTGTAATGCTAACAGATCCAGAAGCAAAGTTGCGTCTCTAAACtaggtatgaaaataaatattaaacaacaagaTTAGGACATAAACAGCAATAAATTAAACTATTAAATACCTTTCATCTTAAAATTATCAGGAGAAAATTTCTTATGAATCTGGTTAAATCCCTTGAGCAATTTTTGATCTGAGTGCATTCATAATATAATTCTCATGGTGGCACTTTAATTCCACCAAGTTTAACTATGAATTCCATAATATACATCTGTACTCTAATTTCTACTGGATTGTCAGTTTCATGAAATCCTGGAACCCCAACTTGTTGTAGAGTTGACTGTTGCTCTATTACCTGAAAGAAAACAAGGTTCTATGATTAAGAATAGCGCAACATGATGCTAACTATCTTCCACTTAGTATATactcattaataaaaaatcttgtcTTCAATGCAGCTGTgagcatatgcatacatatttagcATATCAACCAGTTGGATTCTGAGAGGAAGCATTCGCTTTGTTCCTTAAGGAATATGTTGTAATCAAGACATCGCAGAAATCTACAAACAAGGGGCATGTTCAACCAAACCTGACCTGACACAATCAGAATCATAGTAGTAGCTCTAATTACTATCTTACTGCTACTGACAGTGAACGGATACTCTTTATGAAGAAAACAACTGTAATACTGTGTAGTGATATCATTCAAGAAGAACTAACAATATAATACTTTACATCTTTGGtttgtaaaagaatgaaatgtatacgtttactattttaatattatacaGAATAATGTAAGGATTCCTGTTGTAGTCAtacatcttcagtattattaatatAAGAATGACCTTGAACCTACTGACCCAAATTCAATTATCTACTGAACTACTATGTACTGTGTAAGACTGAAATCACCTTTTGGTCTAAAAGCTGCTGTATCCGCCCATGACAGCCTGAAATATCTTTTGAATGTCTCGTTTCTAGTTCGGTGAGTTGCTCTTGGTGTAAACGAGGTAGGCGAGATGCAACATGCGCTTTACCTTGCCGTTCCGCTGCTAATATCTCCTCTCGCTGCTTtttaatcaaattctctctctcgactgAAAAGACATGCACACAAATATTCACATACAGCTTGAAAATCAAGTTTACATAGTGATTTCCCACAAAATAATTAAGGATCAAGAATGAAAACCTACAATTACGCTGACTAAACTTCAGAAGTGTGCAATCATAGTAAACATAACgaaaagctgaaaaagaaatatcagagcacttgaaaaccaataaaaactatTACAGAAATAAGATATCAGGGGCAGTAAAAGCCATCTCTAGATCTTTTGTTCTACTATTGTTCAAATATTTTCCTCCTGTATGCAGTGTCCAAGATATGAATTCAGCTTTCACACGGGATTGCTCAAAGTGGTACTTtcccttttcccaacaatggtgATTAATGATTCAGACCAATGCTGAAAAGTATCCTGTTTGGCTATCTTTTCTAAGCTCTTTCCCAATATGGAACGTCCATTAGTATCCTTAGTACCTATACAACTCACGAACTAGCATATGCTACTCACTTTGCAGATCATCAGCATCCACAtttgtgtcaaagtaccattgtCATACTACCCAGTACTGAAGTCTTTCATTCCTGTCACTAATTAACACTGGAACTCGTCAAACCCCTTTAaaatctgttttcctttcagGTTACCATATCTCTGTTGTGTAGATGACTATACTACAAGccttatacacacaatatattttCTGCTCTCTCCTCCAATGGGATGCCCTTAATTACAAATATTCAAGTAATCTCTGATGTAGACCAGtgctaaacaaataaatatgaaattttttacacaAAGTTGACTCTTTTTGTACAAACCCATTTCAGTACTTGACAGTATCCTAGCTCTGCAGTCCGCAGTTTTCACAAAACactccagaatttcaaaaaaaaatttctaccagGCAGGTAAGACATTCAGTTTTTGCTCAGTGTTCACAGCTGAACTGTGGTTTAAATCAATGGCAAGGAAGGTGGACTTACTGACAACAATTCAGAAACTGAAAATTCTACAACCAAGGGTAAAATAGTGAATTTGCATGAGTTCTGAACATATAACAAGTATTAACTTTCATGCATACATACTATGCATATTTGTACACTGCTTCTTATGCAGAATCGTGAGGGAGGGAAAATGCTGTACTGTGACATTTGCCAGACAAATGTTAGTTAGCACATTTTAATAAGATAAATACACTAACATAGAGAAATGTTAATTCACTAGCCTAGTAAAAagaataacatatttttaaaagtactttaaaaacattttatcctATTTTAGATTTAATCCAAAAACTGACAAAAGTATtcaattgaaaatcaaaaattTCAGATTAATGAAGTGTCAAAATTTCTAACAAAAAGGCTAACTGTCTTTGTAgcctagtgcttggcttttgaTCCTCAATTTCATAATCCATCCACTTAGGTTATGAAATGATAGCAAAATTAAGACCCTTTTATTTATCagaataatatataagaaaaaagatcAAAATATCAGGACTCAACACCCATCTTCAATCTAATTTTAAGCATCAAAGAGTACACTGATTTTCCAAATGCAAGCACTAtgcagaaacaaatgaaaataaaaagaaatgcccATACTTAACCAATGATAATTTGTGAACATCATCCAAAATCAAAACGATGCATACTGAACTTTTAACTGTGATTGTACTGTATGCCAAACCAACGTGGTACAGTATAATCATCAAGATCCTTgctaaataaataatgaactgATCTTTCACtagaattagaagaaaaattttcagtcacacaaaaatttgtattcttttttcGAATGAAAACCGAGTATGAAGTGGattatcataaaattatgaatgaaaagagaataattatgatattgaagaaaatatttaagaaaagtgGGAGTTCTGAAGAAAGCAGATATACAAGGATGGACCATTTCTGTGAGGTAGGAGCTTTCGAGTTTGGATGTTTTACATGACCCTGTGAAATTTGGGAGCATGTCAGGAGCGCTGTGGATCACAATGTTTGGCTACAgtaaagtaatgagtttgagtcaaaacaaacttcatgcataactttttcttttattattcaaataagatCTTCACATACTTTAGTAGCAAACAGTAAAAAGGATCTCTCACCACACTGAAAAATGAGAAGAGTAACACTACATTGTCAGTTAatgttataataacaataaacagcaCTTTGACAATACTGTACCTCGATGCTTGTGAAGCATATGCATACGCTGTTGGTGTAAACTCTTTTCGGTCATATACTGAAGTTCTACAAGTTCTCGCACAATCTCAAACACTGTGTTGTCAAGTAGCACATGAGCCAATGATGAAAGTAAATCATATGGCAATCGCTGCTGAAACTTCCTATATggggaaaaaggtaaaaaattttcatatttactcaCTGTACAAATTTCCTAGTGACTTTAAGAACAAGGCCatttcaaattaataaatgaactatATTAAACTCTATTTAAAAGGACTTTGATCAAACTGACTGCAAATCACAATTTATTCAAACAAGGTGAACTAAAATTTCACTGTAATGCAAAGACTGTATGCctcttaatgaaaaaattatcaaatgagAGAGATGCCCAAAGCAGCGAAGTTACCATATGTGCCAACACTCAGTCTGTCTGACATTCCAAACTGGTTAAATACAGTACATGGCTAATATATGATGGTCAAACGAtgttaattttgacattttttccctgAAGAAGAGCAAAGGGCAAGTGAATAATGACTCACAGATATTCAgcaataaaaatgtgaatatgcTGTACATTATTGAAGCCCCGTATTGTTGTTTTTAAACTTCTTACACATTATTTGTGAAGTTTTGGCATTTAAAGCACATGTGCTCAGCAATTATCCTAGGTTATTTATAAAGCATGGTAGGTGATTGTAAATATGAAACATGGCTTTTCtgagtttttttacattttcatgattttgaattttagttttatttagttaattcATTAAATGGCCCCTTTATATTTAAAACACTGGGGGACCACAGCTGAAAACCAGAATACTTATGTCTTTAAAACTTATGGTCAGCTTCGGttggtgagggagggagggggatgtaACCATATGTTATTTCCGATTTACAACCACCTAAAGTAAGTCAAGTTAGGTGGGGGCCCAGCAGTCAGGTAGGATAAGGCGTCCAGGGGTTAAGTGAGCATTTCCAGTAGAAAATTTAAGCCAAATTCTTCAAAAGCAATTTAAGAACTATCAAAAAAACTGTTGTTTACATGTCAATCACAAGTTTAAAGTACTTTTACCCATTTGCTTAGTCAAAATGCTTATCATATCTTCTCTTCTAATCTAATAGGAAAGTTATGCAATTACTAATGCAAATCTAAGCTGGTAACAAGCACTTACGTCGGAATCTCTCGATGCAGAGACTGTAGCTTTTCCaacattttgtataatttttcttgcgTATCGGTGGCACTGCCACTATGCATTTTTAATTCAACTACGGTAGACACCTTACGTTTAACTAACCTATTTGGTAAAGCCTTTAGCTTTTGCCTATAAGAGACCAACAAAAATGGAAGTGGCCTAACCTAACCTGTGCGAAAGTTAAGCCCTAACCTATTCTAGACTAAGTAAAGCATTTTCACATCATATCATTCTTGAATCTGTTCTGGTAAATAAAACATGCTAAAACTATGCTTTCCTTCTTGTGTAGTCAAACCCAAATTTTGTAATCGTCTACCTGAGGGTTTCCAGATCTAGCCTAATGCTGGGTAGCCTAATATACGGGCATGAAAATCAGACCCTTAATTTACGTTAAGCTACATCTAAAAACGTccatattaagtaattttttttttttattttgtaagcacCCTATAATTCACTTTACTCCTTGGAGTAATTTCGCCAATTACTCCGAAGAAATAAACTAACCGTACCGTGGTCTTAACAACACTAAATATTAGCTATTTTTGGCTTTAATATGCGGCAGGAGTCCAACAAAACTGGATTATCTGACACGAATTACGTTTTATGGAGACAAGCCTTTATATTAATGAGTATATAATGTCCCTGGAGACGAGTATATAATGAACTGAAGTGACCCTAAGCTTAATGGCTTTAATATGCAGCAGGACTCCCACAAAACTGGATTATTTGACACGAATTACGTTTCATTAAGACAAAACTCTATATTAATGAGTATACAATGTCGCTGGAGATGCGTATGTAATGAACTGAAGTGACCCTTAGCGTAATGTCAAATTGGCACAGTGTACGAGGAAGGTAAACAATAAGTTGCGTCTCCTACGCATCGAGATGAAAAAATGTCctggaattaaataaaattgtataaatcaCCTTCAGAtaactcataaaatatatttaaaataatttaaatgatttaaaataataaatgttaagaaTTTACGACGTTAAATTATGATATCGCCGTCTTGGGTTAATCTGTGTATGTAGAACGTAACTGCATTGCTCGGTATCGCTTTACATTGTAAACAAACGAATGGAGacgtttttaatgaatatttttttggtaaatcaTGAAACTAACACATACCACAAAAGATTaggtatttatacatatattattttgattaataaatgaattCAAATATACTCTGTTCCGTTTATCATCGTGAGATATCTtgtattataatgaaatgaacaatttctctctctctctctctctctctctctctctctctctctctctctctctctctctctctctctctctctctctctctctctctctctctctctctctctctcagtaacagtagtagtatcaaataatgataaattatgtgtatgtacCGGTTGAGATTCATTAGAATAACGGCAATAAAACTGTCAAATTCATATTTACGTCCAAAACCACAGGTTAATTGAGAACCGGTAGCGTAAAGCACAATTTGTTCAGATTGTCAACaggataaaacaaagaaaagttcaATCCATGCATTGCACGGTTAATAATATGAGGAAATTTGACGGGATTTAGGGAAATATAACTTGCCATTCGATGAATTTCAATATCAAATCTGCATggtggataataaaaaaaaatgttagcttttatatacaaaaggtaaaaaataaagtaatgccGGCTTGGTTAAATTGATTTAAGCTGCTAAAGCACGTAAAAATCGAGGCAAATAAACTGCTGCAGATGTGAAACATTCGAATACACTGAATAAAAGAGGTCCCATACGAGAAAAAAATgagtggaaaaacaaaattatatgagtGTTATAAATCAAGAAAGATTCTTTATTTCATGGACTAATTGCAATAAAAACAGGCGAGTAAATGACTTTATAAAAACTCGGGCCATTCCATCGACGCGTTAAAGAAGTTAGAGACACTGGATATGCCCAGATTGGTACAGATGgtattttgaagtaaaataacGTCAACAGTTCCTCGTGccaatatacaaaaatgtaattttcggTACCAATACTTATATTAAGACTAGTAGTACCAACTTCTACAAACTAAGAACTCTTAAAAGTTTCTTGTGAGTCATTGGCAAAGTCTGGAGGTGCTGCTAAATAACTGCTCAGCATCATATATAGATAAACCATTACCAAATTTTCTCCCCctgatataaaaatatcaagtcCCATGTACAAATTTTTGGGCATACCCccacccgccaaaaaaaaaatcctgtctgCGTCCAGGATTCCGAATAAAACCAATTAAGATCATTTTTTATCAATTAAACTCTCGCATGAATAAACGAAAAAGGCGAATAAATAACATATTCGAAAATATTCCATATGAGAGAGAGTAaaccccccacccaaaaaaaagttaaggcacataaaacaaaaacatcggAGGTGCCGTTACAGAGGCCAAACCTCTCCTTATCTACTGACTGAAGTAAAGTTGGTGAACAAAGTCGCGGTTTACTTTTACAACCAATGGCAGCAGATCAGTGTGTGATGGAGGTTTCCCTGTTGTTATGGAATCCGACCCTTATGAATTAGTGGGAGGATGTCGAAACGAAGGGAAAGCATTAGCGAGAGTGCCAAAGAGGCGCTGGCAAAGTATTTCCGCCATGAATCCTTCAAGAGCGACCTTCAAAGAAGGGCTGTCGAGGCAGTCGTCGAAGGTAAAAGGGCGAATGACATTTGGTTACGTTTCCTTAACCTGATCCACATGTTTGCCTTTATAAAATAATAGCACATAACTTAGGGATCTTAACTAGTtataattttgccatattagctatggaaggGGGCGTTGGGGGGCCGGTATTGTCTTGCCTTACAGGTCGTAACTTGATGATGGGGTCCTTCCGAAAATGTAGGTTACGATTTCATATCGTTTTTGCAACTTATTAAATAAATGCCGGCGCAAGTACAATGGTTAATTAAGCATTTATGTAACTCCTAAATAACAATCCTAGTTTATTATATCACCAGAGACTAATATACACAATGATTGTGGTTGCTGTTTTGTAATAAGTTAAAAGCGTAGGATTTAGATTTGATAATTTGTCCGTAATCTGGTTCAACAAGCAAATTGACTTGTTTCCCAGTAGCTTTTGAGGTATATTGAATTTGATGTTGGTGAATTTGAGTTTGATATAGATTAATTTGACTTTGATAATGCTGAATTTGGTTTCCACATTACTTGGGAGTACCTGGGTAACCCATGACAAGTGTGAGGGCTCCcaatggaaaactttttttttttagggaaaaactTAGTGTAAAATTCTTAGGTACATCTAAACTAACCATCCCAGTCCTAACCTAATGTAGGGGGCTAGGCCCCCCACTCCCCTATTTGGCTTATAGTGCCAAAGGTACTACTGGAATGCatgttaacctaacctagggcgatGACTCCTAATCTGGTCGTTAGACTCCAACCCCCTGGACCCACCCCACCTAATAGGACTTTGAGCTCCATAAAATATATAGCGTTGGAATATAGAAGGATACATCTCTCTTTAGTCATAGAATAATCTAACATTACCTCTAGCCTGCAGTATTTGCCACCTGTCCAGATGGAACCTTCTAAATTGGATGAGTTCATGAAGCTCATCTGACAGAAATTATGGAGGAGTTCATGAAGTATTTCTGACagaagttatggatgaggtaatgaaatatttctgacAGAAATTAGAGATGGGTTCGTGAAGTATTTCTGGCAGAAATTGGGGATGAGTTCATGAAGTATTTCTGACAGAAATTATtgtcaaaaccataaaaaaaatcaccagaaaAAACCCGTATTTAATATGGATTCAGCAGTCAGCAGCTTGCAAAATTTCACTTGGTCTGTTAAACACATAATTAAGCTGAAATAGCATGATACCTTAATTCTTATTTTCGtagctgaaaaaatataatgaacacaAGAACTTAGTTTTATGGTTAAACAGAGAATAGTAACAACCTGAAAATACCAGGTACAGCAAATTCAAGGAGTGCCACCTagcaaagaaaacgaaaaagaaccacatgattgtaatgaaaaggtttgaaaagcaTTTGCCATTGGCAAATGTTGTTATTACAAAGAAGATAAACAGAGAACAGTAAATTATCTAACTATGTAAACAAGCAAGAGACATGAAGTTAGCATTCTACAATGTCTTGGTAACTATGTATCTgattgtatacagtatgtattttctCATATCACATATAATTAGAAAAGTTATGTAATTATTGAGATATTAGtagaaacaaatacaaatatgctGTAAGTAAGAGTGAGCTGCTTGTCAAATACTGGGTTGGTCTCGTATGTAATGTTAAGTTGGGCCCAAGGCACTGGTTATTCTATTGCTTTAGTAATAGGGTGAACTAAGGTAATACAATGACATTTTAATTCTAAGCCAAATATATGAACCTTATAGGTCTATATTTAGGGATGGTTATCTTATGTTTCATGTATTTCTAACTGTTACTGATGCTATAGACCAGAACTGGGTACAATGCACAAATCAGAAAAGTAGGAA
Coding sequences within it:
- the gdl gene encoding protein DGCR6, with protein sequence MHSGSATDTQEKLYKMLEKLQSLHREIPTKFQQRLPYDLLSSLAHVLLDNTVFEIVRELVELQYMTEKSLHQQRMHMLHKHRVERENLIKKQREEILAAERQGKAHVASRLPRLHQEQLTELETRHSKDISGCHGRIQQLLDQKVIEQQSTLQQVGVPGFHETDNPVEIRVQMYIMEFIVKLGGIKVPP